From Hippoglossus stenolepis isolate QCI-W04-F060 chromosome 19, HSTE1.2, whole genome shotgun sequence, the proteins below share one genomic window:
- the mc4r gene encoding melanocortin receptor 4, whose amino-acid sequence MNTTEYPSLSQGFHNWSQTASPLNEDFSGQDKDSSAGCYEQLLISTEVFLTLGIVSLLENILVVAAIIKNKNLHSPMYFFICSLAVADMLVSVSNASETIVIALINGGNLTIPVTLIKSMDNVFDSMICSSLLASICSLLAIAVDRYITIFYALRYHNIVTLRRAMLVITSIWTCCTVSGILFIIYSESTTVLICLITMFFTMLVLMVSLYVHMFLLARLHMKRIAALPGNAPIHQRANMKGAITLTILLGVFVVCWAPFFLHLILMITCPRNPYCTCFMSHFNMYLILIMCNSVIDPIIYAFRSQEMRKTFKEIFCCSHALLCV is encoded by the coding sequence ATGAACACGACAGAATATCCTAGTCTGAGCCAAGGCTTCCACAACTGGAGCCAAACCGCGTCGCCACTGAACGAGGACTTTTCAGGCCAGGACAAGGACTCGTCGGCCGGATGCTACGAGCAGCTGCTGATCTCCACCGAGGTGTTCCTCACTCTGGGCATCGTCAGCCTGCTGGAGAACATCCTGGTGGTCGCTGCTATAATCAAGAACAAGAACCTTCACTCGCCGATGTACTTCTTCATCTGCAGCCTTGCCGTCGCTGACATGCTCGTCAGCGTCTCCAACGCCTCTGAGACCATCGTCATCGCGCTCATCAACGGAGGCAACCTGACCATCCCCGTCACGTTGATTAAAAGCATGGACAACGTGTTTGACTCTATGATCTGCAGCTCCCTGCTGGCGTCCATCTGCAGCCTGCTCGCCATCGCAGTCGACCGCTACATCACCATCTTCTACGCGTTGAGATACCACAACATCGTCACCCTGCGGCGGGCGATGCTGGTCATCACCAGCATCTGGACGTGCTGCACCGTGTCTggcatcctcttcatcatctacTCGGAGAGCACCACGGTGCTCATCTGCCTCATCACCATGTTCTTCACCATGCTGGTGCTCATGGTGTCGCTGTACGTGCACATGTTCCTGCTGGCGCGCTTGCACATGAAGCGTATCGCGGCGCTGCCGGGCAACGCGCCCATCCACCAGCGAGCCAACATGAAGGGCGCCATCACCCTCACCATCCTCCTCGGGGTGTTCGTGGTGTGCTGGGCGCCGttcttcctccacctcatccTCATGATCACGTGCCCGAGGAACCCGTACTGCACCTGCTTCATGTCCCACTTCAACATGTACCTCATCCTCATCATGTGCAACTCCGTCATCGACCCCATCATCTACGCCTTCCGCAGCCAGGAAATGAGGAAAACCTTCAAAGAgattttctgctgctctcacgctctgctgtgtgtgtga